From a single Sinomonas atrocyanea genomic region:
- a CDS encoding DUF3311 domain-containing protein, with the protein MSESNAPTRDTPTRAPARPVPYAVAGVLLAVAIVLPLIPQMYSFDRPRLGGMPFFYWYQLLWVPISAALSGIAYWLVTTEDRRRRTAARAGTSPAAAGPGSTAAGPGSTAAGPGPGGGLGSPGSGGRHAASSDEAGHEGDEPR; encoded by the coding sequence TTGTCTGAGTCCAATGCCCCAACCCGCGACACGCCCACCCGGGCGCCGGCCAGACCGGTGCCGTACGCCGTGGCCGGGGTCCTCCTGGCCGTCGCGATCGTGCTGCCGCTCATCCCGCAGATGTACTCCTTCGACCGGCCGCGGCTGGGCGGCATGCCGTTCTTCTACTGGTACCAGCTGCTCTGGGTGCCCATCTCGGCTGCGCTCAGCGGGATCGCCTACTGGCTCGTGACCACCGAGGACCGCAGACGCCGTACGGCGGCCCGGGCGGGGACGTCCCCTGCCGCGGCCGGCCCCGGCAGCACGGCGGCCGGCCCCGGAAGCACGGCGGCCGGCCCCGGCCCGGGAGGCGGCCTAGGCAGCCCCGGCAGCGGCGGCCGCCACGCGGCGTCGTCCGACGAGGCAGGCCACGAAGGAGATGAGCCGCGATGA
- the mctP gene encoding monocarboxylate uptake permease MctP translates to MSTRPVNWTALIIVILLFVIVAVMGFMAARWRRSKEETGLHSLDEWGLGGRGFGTWITWFLLGGDLYTAYTFVAVPAAMWATGAVSGFFAVPYTIVLYPIIFIIMSRLWSVSHRHGYVTSADFVGGRYGSRWLSLAVAVTGIVATMPYIALQLVGIKAVLTVLGLGSAQNAFLTDLPLILAFVVLAAYTYTSGLRAPAMIAVVKDLLIYLAVIVAVIYLPIKFGGWDTIFGAAQTKLGTVSQATGKPAGVFIPGATSYSAYWTLALGSAMALFMYPHSVTGVLASKARNTIRRNAAILPLYSLMLGFLALLGFVAITAGTKPIDLDGSVNPQLVVPQLFLDHFPAWFAGIALAAIAIGALVPAAIMSIAAANLFTRNIYRDFFRPDAPPKTEANVSKIVSLVVKVGALIFVIGMDQSAAINMQLLGGIWILQTFPAVVAGLYTRWFDRWALLVGWAVGIVFGTVSAYSVVNPVTHAHFGGSTAAIPGTNVTVYIAISAFVLNLIVAAVLTVLLRLFKVPQGADETRPSDFGADETDPKVKQIEATAGPTGPFA, encoded by the coding sequence ATGAGCACCCGTCCCGTCAACTGGACCGCCCTCATCATCGTGATCCTGCTGTTCGTCATCGTGGCCGTCATGGGGTTCATGGCGGCGCGCTGGCGCCGCTCGAAGGAGGAGACGGGCCTGCACAGCCTCGACGAGTGGGGCCTCGGCGGCCGCGGGTTCGGCACCTGGATCACCTGGTTCCTGCTCGGCGGCGACCTCTACACCGCCTACACCTTCGTGGCCGTCCCCGCCGCCATGTGGGCCACGGGCGCGGTCAGCGGCTTCTTCGCAGTTCCTTACACGATCGTGCTGTACCCGATCATCTTCATCATCATGAGCCGGCTCTGGTCCGTCTCGCACCGGCACGGCTACGTCACGAGCGCCGACTTCGTGGGTGGCCGCTATGGGAGCCGCTGGCTGTCCCTCGCCGTGGCGGTCACCGGCATCGTGGCCACCATGCCGTACATCGCGCTCCAGCTCGTGGGCATCAAGGCCGTCCTGACCGTCCTGGGCCTCGGCAGTGCCCAGAACGCGTTCCTGACGGACCTGCCGCTCATCCTCGCCTTCGTGGTGCTCGCCGCGTACACGTACACCTCAGGGCTGCGCGCGCCGGCGATGATCGCGGTGGTCAAGGACCTGCTGATCTACCTGGCGGTGATCGTGGCCGTGATCTACCTGCCGATCAAGTTCGGCGGCTGGGACACGATCTTCGGCGCCGCGCAGACCAAGCTCGGCACCGTGAGCCAGGCGACGGGCAAGCCCGCGGGCGTCTTCATCCCCGGCGCGACGAGCTACTCGGCGTACTGGACGCTCGCGCTCGGCTCGGCCATGGCGCTGTTCATGTACCCGCACTCGGTCACCGGCGTGCTCGCGTCCAAGGCGCGCAACACGATCCGGCGCAACGCGGCGATCCTGCCGCTCTACTCGCTCATGCTCGGCTTCCTCGCGCTGCTGGGCTTCGTGGCCATCACCGCCGGCACCAAGCCGATCGACCTCGACGGGTCCGTCAATCCCCAGCTCGTGGTGCCGCAGCTGTTCCTGGACCACTTCCCGGCGTGGTTCGCCGGGATCGCCCTGGCTGCCATCGCGATCGGCGCCCTCGTGCCCGCCGCGATCATGTCGATCGCCGCCGCGAACCTGTTCACGCGCAACATCTACCGGGACTTCTTCCGCCCGGACGCCCCGCCGAAGACGGAGGCCAACGTCTCCAAGATCGTCTCCCTCGTGGTCAAGGTCGGGGCGCTCATCTTCGTCATCGGCATGGACCAGTCGGCAGCCATCAACATGCAGCTCCTCGGCGGCATCTGGATCCTCCAGACGTTCCCCGCCGTGGTGGCCGGCCTCTACACCCGCTGGTTCGACCGGTGGGCGCTGCTGGTGGGCTGGGCCGTGGGCATCGTCTTCGGCACGGTCTCGGCGTACAGCGTGGTCAACCCCGTCACGCACGCGCACTTCGGCGGTTCCACGGCCGCCATCCCCGGGACCAACGTGACCGTGTACATCGCGATCTCGGCGTTCGTGCTGAACCTGATCGTCGCTGCGGTGCTCACGGTGCTCCTGCGGCTCTTCAAGGTGCCCCAGGGGGCCGACGAGACCCGGCCGTCCGACTTCGGGGCCGACGAGACCGATCCCAAGGTCAAGCAGATCGAGGCCACCGCGGGCCCCACCGGCCCGTTCGCCTAG